The Anopheles merus strain MAF chromosome 2L, AmerM5.1, whole genome shotgun sequence genome has a segment encoding these proteins:
- the LOC121593741 gene encoding enkurin — protein sequence MSIVNIYIHDENIYNVEKKPPEKPPKPPLYHSRFEHQVRQETKSCKDAHRTMGFSKIPLPGPADFLRKNCGPRHRATKSAPVRLCTGHKPPIPKPHEPSPCQVLKVVDFRKENIKKVVAANPKKPRPRYADTRKGDFHDLEKSGLMPIYMCQPKFGKVPQYLTRRKKDLAAQKDRLIEDRAQQQPRCSYILQEERVELLKGLKKNWEKLQQEYQSLPLLTDTVPKMIRKAKLENNLKQLEKDILTIENNPYIYLYDDDQKDT from the exons ATGTCCATCGTGAACATTTACATTCACGACGAAAACATCTACAACGTGGAAAAGAAACCGCCCGAAAAGCCACCGAAGCCGCCGCTCTACCACTCCCGGTTCGAGCATCAGGTGCGGCAGGAGACGAAATCCTGCAAGGACGCTCACCGTACGATGGGCTTCTCCAAGATACCGCTGCCCGGTCCGGCCGACTTTCTGCGCAAAAACTGTGGCCCCCGCCATCGGGCCACCAAATCGGCCCCGGTGCGGCTCTGTACCGGCCACAAACCGCCCATCCCGAAGCCGCACGAACCCTCGCCCTGCCAGGTGCTGAAGGTGGTCGATTTTAGGAAGGAAAACATTAAGAAAGTCGTTGCGGCCAATCCGAAAAAACCGCGCCCACGGTACGCCGATACGCGCAAGGGTGATTTTCACGATCTGGAAAAGTCGGGCCTGATGCCGATCTACATGTGCCAGCcaaagtttggcaaggtgccACAGTATCTGACGCGCCGGAAGAAGGATCTGGCCGCCCAGAAGGACCGGCTGATCGAGGACcgggcgcagcagcagccacgcTGCTCGTACATCTTGCAGGAGGAGCGCGTCGAGCTGCTGAAG GGTTTAAAGAAAAACTGGGAAAAACTGCAGCAAGAGTATCAGAGCCTGCCGCTGCTAACCGACACCGTGCCGAAGATGATACGCAAGGCCAAGCTGGAGAACAATCTGAAGCAGCTGGAGAAGGACATCCTAACGATCGAGAACAACCCTTACATCTACCTGTACGACGACGACCAAAAGGATACATAA